In the genome of Calothrix sp. PCC 6303, the window AATATCTTGATGTTTTTGGAGATATTGTTGGGTACGACTACCTGAAAACTGAGAAACAAACCACTCACCACCAAAAGGGCGATGAGTGTTTGTCTAGGTTTCAGTGGCGGTAGAATGAACTTGATATTTTTTGTCATTCGCGCAAATGAATTACCTTAATTGTTAGATTTCGCCAATAATCTCTGGCTGGGTGAGTTCATCTGACATTTCGATGATTGCCCGTAGCACTGGTTTCATCATCATATCGTCTGTACTGTCAAAATCTTCATAGCGGCGGCGTTTGGCACGGTTTGCCACCTGAACCGTGATGCGGTAACGATTAGAAGCTGCTGCAATCAAGTCTTCTGCACGATACATAATCTGAGATTGGGTTGTCTCGAATTTGGAACGCTTGAGCATAATTTATTGC includes:
- a CDS encoding DNA-directed RNA polymerase subunit omega, producing MLKRSKFETTQSQIMYRAEDLIAAASNRYRITVQVANRAKRRRYEDFDSTDDMMMKPVLRAIIEMSDELTQPEIIGEI